Proteins co-encoded in one Centroberyx gerrardi isolate f3 chromosome 18, fCenGer3.hap1.cur.20231027, whole genome shotgun sequence genomic window:
- the bmf2 gene encoding BCL2 modifying factor 2, with amino-acid sequence MDDEEEDMSRPISQLWGTPFRDIKYEDRATQTAAGQALVAVTAAASTSQSHNNNSIGINALPCRSLQQPHILFHGNAGFRSHFPAQFEPMEDRGERQIEEEAEEGRGEEDDRMAERPEGQAGVSVEAQIGRKLREIGDKFHQDHVELFLRHQRQNLPAWMRLTMALFGFLFPREGLMPRLRGEQR; translated from the exons atggatgatgaggaggaggacatgtCGCGGCCCATCTCGCAGCTCTGGGGAACTCCCTTCAGGGACATCAAGTACGAAGACCGAGCCACGCAGACCGCGGCCGGACAGGCCCTCGTCGCCGTCACTGCCGCCGCCTCGACCTCGCAgagccacaacaacaacagcatcgGCATCAACGCGCTGCCCTGCAGGTCGCTCCAGCAGCCTCACATACTCTTTCACG GCAACGCTGGATTCCGCTCACATTTCCCCGCTCAGTTTGAGCCTATGGAGGACCggggagagaggcagattgaggaggaggcggaggagggcagaggggaggaagacGACCGGATGGCAGAGAGGCCCGAGGGGCAGGCGGGAGTGAGCGTCGAGGCGCAAATTGGCCGCAAACTTCGGGAGATCGGAGACAAGTTCCACCAGGATCACGTTGAACTG TTCCTGAGGCACCAGAGACAAAACCTGCCTGCCTGGATGCGCCTTACGATGGCCCTGTTTGGCTTTCTGTTTCCAAGAGAGGGTCTCATGCCCCGcctgagaggagagcagagatga